The following are from one region of the Hemitrygon akajei chromosome 6, sHemAka1.3, whole genome shotgun sequence genome:
- the ch25hl2 gene encoding cholesterol 25-hydroxylase-like protein 2 — protein MYFLEATQVFDPYVRVIQNANISQYAWDKSLLQPLWDYLRVNHQDTLRSPLFPVIISVSTYFLTCTFYMTLDILARRCPAINRYKIHPDQHVTWANILKTLWLTGYNHVIFVFPAAAFQWYWRPPIPLQEEAPQLSEFLIGIVSCTVLFDFQYYFWHLMHHKFRWLYTTFHAIHHEYYAPFSWSTQYLSAWELISLGFWTTIDPIILQCHNLTGFTFMILNVWLSVDDHSGYDFPWAFHNIIPFGLWGGSVKHDAHHQKPQYYFAPYFSHWDWLCGTCCEYKRSPAYLEVEKKRRKATKNKKHI, from the coding sequence ATGTATTTTCTAGAAGCGACCCAAGTCTTCGACCCATACGTCCGGGTAATCCAGAATGCCAATATTTCTCAGTACGCCTGGGACAAGTCCTTGCTGCAACCGCTGTGGGACTACCTGCGAGTCAACCACCAGGATACCCTCCGCTCGCCGCTCTTTCCAGTTATCATCTCAGTCTCCACCTATTTCCTCACCTGCACCTTCTACATGACGCTCGACATCTTGGCTCGCAGGTGCCCGGCCATTAACAGGTACAAGATCCACCCGGACCAGCATGTAACGTGGGCAAACATTCTCAAGACTCTGTGGCTTACCGGCTACAACCACGTTATCTTTGTCTTCCCGGCAGCCGCGTTCCAATGGTACTGGAGACCTCCGATCCCTCTCCAGGAAGAGGCACCACAGCTCTCCGAGTTCCTTATAGGAATCGTCAGCTGCACAGTTCTCTTCGACTTCCAGTATTACTTCTGGCACCTAATGCACCACAAGTTTCGATGGCTCTACACGACTTTCCACGCCATCCATCACGAATATTACGCTCCCTTCTCCTGGTCGACGCAGTACCTATCTGCCTGGGAACTGATCAGCCTTGGCTTTTGGACCACCATAGACCCGATAATCCTGCAGTGCCACAACCTGACTGGGTTCACCTTCATGATCTTAAACGTCTGGCTCTCAGTGGATGACCACAGCGGCTATGACTTCCCTTGGGCTTTTCACAACATTATCCCTTTCGGGCTCTGGGGCGGCTCTGTGAAGCACGACGCTCACCACCAGAAGCCACAGTACTATTTTGCCCCTTACTTCTCACACTGGGACTGGCTTTGCGGCACTTGTTGCGAATACAAGCGCTCGCCCGCCTATTTAGAGGTGGAAAAGAAACGACGCAA